The following proteins are encoded in a genomic region of Burkholderia pyrrocinia:
- a CDS encoding T6SS phospholipase effector Tle1-like catalytic domain-containing protein, whose translation MSLKWADPMPQGGRVAGSVTALRKGRALVCDALMSCPQTLHITLFFDGTNNNDVQTNPLRDSLVRTHSNVARLYSAAQDKNEEGIFRFYIPGVGTPFKEIGELTYSTDGKSMAKGFGSRCVWGYTRVLNAIYKAIATDKTRFLIPDDKANDICAAVADGHKLPLVGCTDRLGLAHKQAVDEGRYPQTVKQIWINVIGFSRGAASARVFVNKLMNEWAPNGRIGYQTGKYALNYKVNFVGLFDTVASVGPPDSTRATVDFGAFDGHFAFADDGRLDIPKDVRFCYHAFSVHEQRMSFPLDSIRNGGSYGGGIREEVAYPGVHSDVGGGYAPNEQGKGGATSKANDDSHKLSQIPLHDMYLKAASYGVPLVDSDSISKRADLVADFALAPSLIDAFNAWRKTVENVSSVEDALKVGLGQMLAWRTLRADIGNPQRYVTGQPFFKRAHEDQMTPHKVQQALPKAAENDATMKKLQSQYDLLRANAMTSSIGGYASYMSSTPQVKVVRDAMDRRNEQLAGAVAHPGVNKPKPARPGEGPLDVATNDQTDLRQGAEEMRLLLGYLYPDQCERWQVKRTEHRPVVIPGGEMIKVPPTLVVAHDQPGSDSPSVTLAYSGILLNSTWSTIVQHYRAQDDVMAAPLPGVESFLRQHTSPDAVNKLPAAAITLFDDYVHDSRCWFRIPYFHEYAPGGYGFPRVIFAGGDNRKAYLGLASNASQLDLGTGQTQAGWA comes from the coding sequence ATGAGCCTCAAATGGGCCGACCCGATGCCCCAGGGGGGGCGTGTGGCGGGCAGCGTCACGGCGTTGAGGAAGGGGCGCGCGCTGGTTTGCGACGCGTTGATGTCCTGCCCCCAGACGCTCCACATCACGCTCTTCTTTGACGGCACGAACAATAACGACGTGCAGACCAATCCGTTGCGGGATTCGCTCGTTCGCACGCATAGCAACGTTGCTCGACTTTACAGCGCGGCACAGGATAAGAATGAAGAAGGAATATTTCGTTTCTATATTCCAGGCGTAGGTACGCCGTTCAAGGAAATTGGCGAGTTGACGTACTCAACTGATGGTAAGTCGATGGCAAAGGGTTTCGGCAGTCGTTGCGTGTGGGGCTACACGAGAGTGCTGAATGCCATTTACAAGGCCATTGCTACGGACAAGACCCGATTTCTGATTCCGGATGACAAAGCCAACGACATTTGCGCAGCCGTAGCCGATGGCCACAAACTCCCGCTGGTCGGCTGCACCGATCGACTGGGTCTCGCCCACAAGCAGGCCGTCGATGAGGGACGATATCCGCAGACGGTCAAGCAGATCTGGATCAACGTGATCGGCTTCTCGCGGGGGGCGGCATCCGCGCGCGTGTTCGTGAACAAGCTGATGAATGAATGGGCACCGAATGGGCGGATTGGCTACCAGACTGGCAAGTATGCACTGAACTACAAGGTCAACTTCGTCGGTCTTTTCGATACGGTTGCCTCCGTCGGACCACCCGACTCGACGCGCGCAACCGTGGACTTCGGCGCGTTCGACGGGCACTTCGCATTCGCTGACGACGGCCGGCTTGATATCCCGAAGGATGTGCGATTTTGTTATCACGCGTTCTCGGTACATGAGCAACGCATGAGTTTCCCGCTTGACTCGATCCGCAACGGGGGCAGCTACGGTGGCGGCATTCGTGAAGAGGTGGCCTATCCAGGCGTCCATTCAGACGTGGGTGGCGGTTACGCCCCCAACGAACAGGGCAAAGGAGGAGCCACGTCGAAAGCGAATGACGACAGCCACAAGCTTAGTCAGATCCCGCTGCACGATATGTACCTGAAGGCGGCCTCGTATGGTGTGCCGCTGGTGGATAGTGATTCAATAAGCAAACGCGCAGATCTGGTTGCCGACTTCGCGCTTGCCCCGTCACTGATTGATGCGTTCAATGCGTGGCGCAAGACCGTCGAGAATGTCAGCAGCGTAGAAGACGCGCTGAAGGTCGGACTAGGTCAGATGTTGGCATGGCGAACGCTGCGTGCGGATATCGGCAATCCGCAGCGCTATGTCACCGGACAGCCATTCTTCAAGCGCGCCCACGAAGACCAGATGACGCCGCACAAGGTTCAGCAGGCGCTCCCGAAGGCGGCAGAGAACGATGCGACGATGAAGAAGCTGCAGTCGCAATACGATCTCCTCCGGGCAAATGCTATGACATCGTCGATCGGCGGATACGCGTCGTACATGAGCTCGACACCACAGGTGAAGGTGGTTCGCGATGCAATGGATCGGCGCAACGAACAACTGGCCGGCGCGGTGGCTCATCCCGGGGTCAATAAGCCCAAGCCTGCGCGTCCGGGGGAAGGACCGCTAGATGTTGCGACCAATGATCAGACCGACCTGCGGCAGGGCGCGGAAGAAATGCGGCTGCTTCTGGGGTACCTGTATCCGGACCAGTGCGAACGGTGGCAGGTGAAGCGCACGGAACATCGTCCGGTGGTGATCCCCGGCGGCGAAATGATCAAGGTGCCGCCAACTCTTGTTGTCGCGCACGATCAACCGGGGAGCGACTCTCCCAGCGTCACACTTGCGTATAGCGGAATATTGCTCAACTCGACCTGGTCGACGATTGTGCAACATTATCGAGCGCAGGACGACGTGATGGCTGCGCCATTGCCTGGCGTGGAATCATTCCTGCGCCAGCACACGTCGCCCGACGCCGTGAATAAGTTGCCCGCGGCCGCCATTACCCTGTTTGACGACTACGTGCACGACAGCCGCTGCTGGTTCCGGATACCGTATTTCCATGAATATGCACCTGGGGGATATGGTTTCCCGCGAGTCATTTTTGCAGGCGGGGACAATCGCAAGGCCTATCTCGGCCTCGCATCAAACGCTTCGCAACTGGACCTCGGCACTGGCCAAACCCAAGCCGGCTGGGCGTGA
- a CDS encoding DUF4123 domain-containing protein yields MELKTSSPPARLMGLIDAAVCPPKVVPLLERSGVPFRSVFAGLPEEELGPASLFLVPVSDTDADWFAELDQLDLQSPCLSLIWSRVEMDALVTHLQAFLFADIGDNMTAMVRFFDPRNTGVVFDAWGEQVRAMFMSPIEQWMYRGRHKVWQRIQNDSTSSARICRSVMVKLEQADIDVLTTHTEPDEILAALIESGDANGDRPYFDRFEDFIPRYHRAVQWGISEPGDRLVFCQYTYLYGMDFDRHQFVHDLLTQRQQSHELFGVAIARVPMNVWVEVEKLTARNTGPAPQSVTL; encoded by the coding sequence ATGGAACTAAAGACTTCGTCCCCGCCAGCGCGCCTGATGGGGTTGATCGACGCGGCGGTATGTCCGCCGAAGGTCGTGCCTTTACTCGAACGCTCCGGCGTACCGTTCCGCTCCGTTTTCGCCGGGTTGCCCGAAGAAGAGCTCGGACCCGCTTCGCTGTTCTTGGTGCCGGTGAGCGACACGGATGCGGACTGGTTTGCGGAACTCGATCAACTCGACCTTCAAAGTCCATGTCTGTCGTTGATCTGGAGCCGGGTCGAAATGGATGCGCTCGTTACGCACCTGCAAGCGTTCCTGTTTGCGGACATTGGCGACAACATGACCGCTATGGTCCGGTTCTTTGACCCGCGTAACACGGGGGTGGTTTTTGACGCATGGGGTGAGCAGGTTCGCGCCATGTTCATGAGCCCGATCGAGCAGTGGATGTATCGGGGGCGCCACAAGGTGTGGCAGCGCATCCAAAACGATTCGACCTCCAGCGCGCGGATATGCCGCTCCGTCATGGTCAAGCTCGAGCAGGCTGACATTGACGTTCTCACGACACACACGGAGCCGGATGAGATTCTTGCTGCACTGATCGAGTCCGGTGATGCCAACGGCGATCGCCCCTATTTTGACCGGTTTGAGGACTTCATTCCGCGATACCACCGCGCGGTGCAGTGGGGAATCAGTGAGCCGGGGGATCGTCTAGTTTTCTGCCAGTACACCTACCTGTACGGCATGGATTTTGATCGGCATCAGTTTGTCCATGATCTGCTGACTCAGCGTCAGCAGTCGCACGAATTGTTCGGCGTCGCCATCGCCCGGGTCCCGATGAATGTCTGGGTAGAGGTTGAGAAACTGACGGCGCGCAACACGGGGCCTGCGCCGCAGTCAGTCACGCTATAA
- a CDS encoding PAAR domain-containing protein, giving the protein MALQMIVVGDETSHGGQVITGSETHSIDGKKIARLHDLVDCPEKYPDGRPHGINKIIEAHPTVTIDGQRVALHGHHTECGCTLIGSMTARVGD; this is encoded by the coding sequence ATGGCATTACAGATGATCGTGGTGGGTGATGAAACCTCGCACGGCGGGCAAGTGATCACCGGTTCGGAAACCCACAGCATCGACGGCAAAAAGATTGCACGCCTGCATGACCTCGTGGACTGTCCAGAAAAATATCCGGACGGTCGACCGCACGGCATCAACAAAATTATCGAGGCGCATCCGACGGTGACGATCGATGGCCAGCGCGTCGCGTTGCACGGCCATCATACCGAGTGCGGGTGCACCTTGATTGGCAGCATGACTGCCCGCGTCGGCGACTGA
- a CDS encoding PspA/IM30 family protein: MTTEHFGIRVKRLLTANVHALIGSLESRMPQAILEQYLREFDDVIAQARVALGRHEAARYQAAKAIARINNEIERLNDLLGTALARNDDAAVRAGAERQIELEDQLGVLQQSLHEASERAQVAEGDLLGLRAKRAEMEAGLRELIAARAAAPGDGERRTEGAAAVDPRAEQLEQGFNRTMAGATGAAGLGTSPASADPSLLYRLETLHKEQRIEERVARLKSQPGKLADDMS; encoded by the coding sequence GTGACGACAGAACATTTCGGTATCCGAGTCAAAAGGTTGTTGACCGCGAACGTGCACGCGCTGATCGGTTCGCTGGAAAGCCGCATGCCGCAGGCCATCCTCGAGCAGTACCTGCGCGAATTCGACGACGTGATCGCGCAGGCGCGGGTAGCGCTGGGGCGGCACGAAGCCGCACGGTACCAGGCGGCCAAGGCGATCGCGCGCATCAACAACGAAATCGAGCGGCTGAACGATCTGCTCGGCACCGCGCTCGCCCGAAACGACGATGCGGCCGTCCGCGCCGGCGCGGAGCGGCAGATCGAGCTGGAGGACCAGCTGGGCGTGCTCCAGCAGTCGCTGCACGAGGCGAGCGAGCGCGCGCAGGTCGCCGAAGGCGATCTGCTGGGCCTGCGCGCGAAGCGGGCGGAGATGGAAGCAGGGCTGCGTGAACTGATCGCGGCGCGAGCGGCTGCGCCCGGAGACGGCGAGCGCCGGACGGAAGGCGCGGCGGCCGTTGACCCGAGGGCGGAGCAACTCGAACAGGGTTTCAACCGGACAATGGCCGGAGCGACCGGGGCGGCGGGATTGGGCACCAGCCCTGCGTCGGCCGATCCGTCGCTGCTGTATCGCCTCGAAACCCTGCACAAGGAGCAGCGAATCGAGGAACGCGTCGCCCGCCTGAAGTCGCAACCCGGAAAGTTGGCGGACGACATGTCCTGA
- a CDS encoding YqiJ family protein has product MTSSLMLPGNAPFVVAIGLMIVIGALECVSMLLGLSLTEHAGNLLVLHFGLDHADGGPDAGVVGQFLGWLHVGRVPLLILLILFLLGFSVVGLALQTSLQVVAGFMLPTSLAAGLAAVASLPFVRHTGKFVARFLPQSETTAVSEADFIGRTARIVTGEASPGNPAEARLVDEHGQPHYVRVEPDEAGRTFAKGTTVLLVSRISGSRYHAIENPRPELL; this is encoded by the coding sequence ATGACTTCTTCACTGATGCTGCCCGGCAACGCGCCGTTCGTCGTCGCGATCGGGCTGATGATCGTCATCGGGGCGCTGGAATGCGTGTCGATGCTGCTGGGACTGAGCCTGACCGAGCATGCGGGCAACCTGCTCGTCCTGCATTTCGGTCTCGATCACGCCGACGGCGGCCCTGACGCCGGTGTCGTCGGCCAGTTTCTCGGCTGGCTGCATGTGGGCCGGGTTCCGCTGCTGATTCTGCTGATCCTCTTCCTGCTCGGCTTCTCGGTTGTCGGGCTCGCGTTGCAGACGTCGCTGCAGGTGGTGGCGGGCTTCATGCTACCCACCTCGCTGGCCGCGGGGCTGGCGGCGGTCGCATCGCTGCCGTTCGTGCGCCACACCGGCAAGTTCGTCGCGCGCTTTCTCCCGCAAAGCGAAACCACGGCGGTTTCCGAAGCCGATTTCATCGGCCGCACCGCGCGGATCGTCACGGGTGAAGCGTCGCCCGGCAATCCGGCCGAAGCGCGGCTCGTCGACGAGCACGGCCAGCCGCACTACGTCCGGGTGGAGCCCGACGAGGCCGGCCGGACTTTCGCGAAAGGCACGACGGTCCTGCTCGTGTCGCGCATCTCGGGTTCGCGCTATCACGCGATCGAAAATCCCCGGCCTGAATTGCTCTGA
- a CDS encoding flotillin family protein → MMNALSFWGAIALAVVVGICVIGLIFARLYVRASAERAFVRTGLGGQKVIMSGGAVVLPVFHEVIPINMNTLKLEVSRATRDSLITKDRMRVDVVVAFFVRVAPTEEGVSTAAQTLGQRTLAPENLRALVDDKFVDALRSTAAQMTMQDLQDARERFVQGVQNTVAEDLAKNGLELESVSLTNFNQTSKEYFDPNNAFDAEGLTKLTQETERRRKERNEVEQDTEVAVREKNRDALSRKLEIEQQESFMKLEQEQQVKTRTAEQNSRIATFEAERHQEAEQSRIGAERQIQESEIQREQALRTRKVEAEREVRVKEIEQTRVTEMAAIEQAKVTEIAQQEKAIVIAEKSEAQSQAQARANASLADAVRAEQLVETTRKTAEADRAKQVALIEASQEAETQAVHITTQARAERDAAQMQAAAMVELAEAARKKGLAEAEAQRALNDAINALSSDQTSLKFKLALLQALPGVIQQTVEPMKAIDGIKIIQVDGLNRSGAADGGAPGSAGGNLAEQAMSAALSYRAHAPLIDSLLGEIGLSGGSLQGLVPAVRTEAPTASLASVANPAPAAAGAPGGRAEIA, encoded by the coding sequence ATGATGAATGCACTCTCATTCTGGGGCGCCATTGCATTGGCAGTGGTGGTGGGTATCTGCGTGATCGGCCTGATTTTCGCGCGTCTTTATGTCCGGGCGTCCGCGGAGCGGGCCTTTGTCCGCACCGGTCTCGGCGGGCAGAAGGTGATCATGAGCGGCGGCGCGGTGGTGTTGCCGGTGTTTCACGAGGTGATCCCGATCAACATGAACACGCTGAAGCTTGAAGTGAGCCGGGCGACGCGCGACAGCCTCATCACGAAGGACCGGATGCGCGTCGACGTGGTCGTCGCGTTCTTCGTGCGGGTCGCGCCGACCGAGGAGGGCGTGTCGACCGCCGCGCAGACGCTCGGCCAGCGCACGCTTGCACCGGAAAACCTGCGCGCGCTCGTCGACGACAAGTTCGTCGATGCGCTGCGCTCGACCGCGGCGCAGATGACGATGCAGGACCTGCAGGACGCCCGCGAAAGATTCGTGCAGGGCGTGCAGAACACGGTCGCGGAAGATCTGGCGAAGAACGGGCTGGAGCTGGAAAGCGTGTCGCTGACCAATTTCAACCAGACGTCGAAGGAGTATTTCGACCCGAACAATGCGTTCGACGCCGAAGGCCTGACGAAGCTCACCCAGGAAACCGAGCGGCGCCGCAAGGAGCGCAACGAGGTCGAGCAGGATACCGAGGTGGCCGTGCGTGAAAAGAACCGCGACGCACTGTCCCGCAAGCTCGAAATCGAGCAGCAGGAATCGTTCATGAAGCTCGAGCAGGAGCAGCAGGTCAAGACGCGCACGGCCGAACAGAATTCCCGCATCGCCACGTTCGAGGCCGAGCGTCACCAGGAGGCGGAGCAGAGCCGGATCGGCGCCGAGCGGCAGATCCAGGAATCCGAGATTCAGCGCGAGCAGGCGTTGCGTACCCGCAAGGTGGAAGCGGAGCGCGAAGTGCGCGTGAAGGAGATCGAGCAGACGCGGGTCACGGAGATGGCAGCGATCGAGCAGGCGAAAGTGACCGAAATTGCGCAGCAGGAGAAGGCGATCGTGATCGCGGAGAAGTCCGAGGCACAATCGCAGGCGCAGGCTCGCGCGAATGCATCGCTCGCGGACGCGGTGCGCGCCGAGCAATTGGTCGAGACGACGCGCAAGACCGCCGAGGCGGATCGCGCGAAGCAGGTTGCGCTGATCGAGGCGTCGCAGGAGGCGGAAACGCAGGCGGTTCACATCACGACGCAGGCGCGGGCGGAGCGGGACGCGGCCCAGATGCAGGCTGCCGCGATGGTCGAGCTGGCCGAAGCGGCGCGCAAGAAGGGGCTCGCGGAGGCCGAAGCGCAGCGTGCGCTGAACGACGCGATCAACGCGCTGTCGTCGGACCAGACCAGCCTCAAGTTCAAGCTTGCGCTGCTGCAGGCCTTGCCGGGCGTGATTCAGCAGACCGTCGAACCGATGAAGGCGATCGACGGCATCAAGATCATCCAGGTCGACGGGCTCAATCGCAGCGGTGCGGCGGACGGCGGCGCGCCGGGCTCGGCAGGCGGCAATCTGGCCGAACAGGCGATGTCCGCGGCGCTATCCTATCGCGCGCATGCGCCGCTGATCGATTCGCTGCTCGGCGAGATCGGCCTGTCCGGTGGATCGCTGCAAGGATTGGTGCCGGCTGTTCGGACGGAAGCGCCGACGGCAAGCCTCGCGTCGGTGGCGAACCCCGCACCGGCGGCCGCTGGTGCGCCCGGGGGGCGCGCCGAGATCGCGTAA
- a CDS encoding enolase C-terminal domain-like protein → MSESRRAGTPRVTRMQVIPVAGRDSMLLNLCGAHAPYFTRNLVILDDSSGHTGVGEVPGGEGIRHALERMTDCVVGQSIGRYQATLNAVRAALAGAGAGRTIRHEVTSAGEAAVLRQPHEINLRLDNVITAIEAALLDLLGQHLDVPVAALLGEGQQRDAVPMLAYLFYLGDRRRTDLPYRDEAHASDAWFRLRNEAALTPAAIARQAEAAVERYGFTDFKLKGGVMAGADEMEAIGAIKARFPDARTTLDPNGAWSLDEAVALCRGQGHLLAYAEDPCGPEGGYSGREVMAEFRRATGIPTATNMIATDWRQMDHAVRLQAVDIPLADPHFWTMQGSVRLAQLCRDWGLTWGSHSNNHFDVSLAMFTHAAAAAPGTITAIDTHWIWQEGDARLTREPLRIVGGQVAVPDRPGLGIELDMAQVEAAHALYQEVGGTARDDAVAMRYLVPGWTYDPKRPSFGRG, encoded by the coding sequence ATGTCCGAATCCCGCCGTGCCGGCACCCCACGCGTCACGCGCATGCAGGTGATTCCCGTCGCCGGCCGCGACAGCATGCTGCTCAACCTGTGCGGCGCGCATGCGCCCTACTTCACGCGCAACCTCGTGATCCTCGACGACAGCAGCGGGCACACGGGCGTCGGCGAAGTGCCGGGCGGCGAAGGGATCCGCCACGCGCTCGAGCGCATGACGGATTGCGTGGTCGGCCAGTCGATCGGACGCTACCAGGCCACGCTCAACGCGGTGCGCGCGGCGCTCGCCGGCGCGGGCGCAGGCCGCACGATCCGCCACGAGGTCACGTCGGCCGGCGAGGCGGCCGTGCTGCGCCAGCCGCACGAGATCAACCTGCGGCTCGACAACGTGATCACTGCGATCGAGGCCGCGCTGCTCGACCTGCTCGGCCAGCATCTCGACGTGCCGGTCGCGGCACTGCTCGGCGAAGGCCAGCAGCGCGACGCGGTGCCGATGCTCGCATACCTGTTCTACCTTGGCGACCGACGCCGCACCGATCTGCCGTATCGCGACGAGGCGCACGCATCGGACGCGTGGTTCCGGCTGCGCAACGAAGCGGCGCTTACGCCGGCCGCGATCGCGCGGCAGGCCGAAGCCGCAGTCGAGCGCTACGGTTTCACCGATTTCAAGCTGAAGGGCGGCGTGATGGCCGGCGCCGACGAGATGGAAGCGATCGGAGCGATCAAGGCGCGCTTTCCCGACGCACGCACGACGCTCGACCCGAACGGCGCATGGTCGCTCGACGAAGCCGTCGCGCTGTGCCGCGGCCAGGGCCACCTGCTCGCGTACGCGGAGGATCCGTGCGGGCCGGAAGGCGGCTATTCGGGCCGCGAGGTGATGGCCGAATTCCGCCGCGCGACGGGCATTCCGACCGCGACCAACATGATCGCGACCGACTGGCGGCAGATGGATCACGCGGTGCGGCTGCAGGCAGTCGACATCCCGCTCGCCGATCCGCATTTCTGGACGATGCAGGGCTCGGTGCGGCTCGCGCAGCTGTGCCGCGACTGGGGGCTCACGTGGGGCTCGCACTCGAACAACCACTTCGACGTGTCGCTCGCGATGTTCACGCATGCGGCGGCAGCCGCGCCCGGCACGATCACCGCGATCGACACGCACTGGATCTGGCAGGAAGGCGATGCGCGGCTTACGCGCGAGCCGCTCAGGATTGTCGGCGGGCAGGTGGCCGTGCCGGACCGGCCGGGGCTCGGGATCGAACTCGACATGGCGCAGGTCGAGGCCGCGCATGCGCTGTACCAGGAGGTCGGCGGCACGGCGCGCGACGATGCGGTCGCGATGCGCTATCTCGTGCCGGGGTGGACGTACGATCCGAAGCGGCCGAGTTTCGGGAGGGGGTGA
- a CDS encoding MFS transporter, whose translation MNPLNALPASASATARRTRVRWLVLTVLFAVTTVNYADRAAIAIAGPAIARAMHLSHVQMGFIFSAFGWSYVVAQLPGGWLLDRFGSRIVYAFSIFFWSLFTLLQGGIGFIGGATAFALLFALRFLVGAAEAPSFPANSRIVSTWFPAAERGTASAIFNAAQYAATVVFAPLMGWLVHAFGWQSVFAVMGVLGFAFVLVWNRTMYDPKVHPRINREELDYLAEGGALVNIDQATGARDGGPSMHHVKALLRNRMLVGVYVAQYCINALTYFFITWFPVYLVQARGMSILNAGLVASIPAVCGFLGGILGGIVSDGLLKQGRSLSVARKVPIVIGMLLSMSMIVCNYTDSHVLVVLFMALSFFGKGLGALGWAVNADTAPRQIAGLSGALLNTCGNLSSITTPIAIGYIVDRSGSFNGALVYVVAHALVAVICYLFVVGEIRRVELH comes from the coding sequence ATGAATCCGCTTAACGCATTGCCGGCGTCCGCGTCGGCAACGGCCCGGCGCACCCGCGTGCGCTGGCTCGTGCTGACCGTGCTGTTCGCGGTCACGACGGTCAACTACGCGGATCGCGCGGCGATCGCGATCGCCGGCCCGGCGATTGCCCGCGCGATGCATCTGAGCCATGTGCAGATGGGCTTCATCTTCTCGGCATTCGGCTGGTCGTACGTGGTCGCGCAGCTGCCGGGCGGCTGGCTGCTCGACCGCTTCGGGTCGCGCATCGTCTATGCGTTCAGCATCTTCTTCTGGTCGCTGTTCACGCTGCTGCAGGGCGGCATCGGCTTTATCGGCGGTGCAACCGCATTCGCGCTGCTGTTCGCGCTGCGCTTCCTGGTCGGCGCTGCCGAGGCGCCGTCGTTCCCGGCCAACAGCCGGATCGTGTCCACCTGGTTCCCGGCCGCGGAGCGCGGCACCGCGTCGGCAATCTTCAACGCGGCGCAGTACGCGGCGACCGTCGTGTTCGCGCCGCTGATGGGCTGGCTCGTGCACGCGTTCGGCTGGCAGTCGGTGTTCGCGGTAATGGGCGTGCTCGGCTTCGCGTTCGTGCTGGTGTGGAACCGCACGATGTACGACCCGAAGGTGCACCCGCGCATCAATCGCGAGGAGCTCGACTACCTCGCCGAAGGCGGTGCGCTCGTCAACATCGACCAGGCGACCGGCGCGCGCGACGGCGGCCCGTCGATGCATCACGTGAAGGCGCTGCTGAGGAACCGGATGCTCGTCGGCGTGTACGTCGCGCAGTACTGCATCAATGCGCTCACCTATTTCTTCATCACGTGGTTTCCCGTCTATCTCGTGCAGGCGCGCGGGATGTCGATCCTCAACGCGGGGCTCGTCGCGTCGATCCCGGCCGTGTGCGGGTTCCTCGGCGGGATTCTCGGCGGCATCGTGTCCGACGGGCTGCTCAAGCAGGGCCGGTCGCTGTCGGTCGCGCGCAAGGTGCCGATCGTGATCGGCATGCTGCTGTCGATGTCGATGATCGTCTGCAACTACACCGATTCACACGTGCTCGTCGTGCTGTTCATGGCGCTGTCGTTCTTCGGCAAGGGGCTCGGCGCGCTCGGCTGGGCCGTCAACGCCGACACCGCGCCGCGCCAGATCGCGGGGCTGAGCGGCGCGCTGCTCAACACCTGCGGCAACCTCTCCAGCATCACGACGCCGATCGCGATCGGCTACATCGTCGACCGCAGCGGCTCGTTCAACGGCGCGCTCGTCTATGTCGTCGCACACGCGCTCGTCGCCGTGATCTGCTACCTGTTCGTCGTCGGCGAGATCCGTCGCGTCGAGCTTCATTGA
- a CDS encoding DUF2239 family protein, with amino-acid sequence MTTTLLPSYTAFDGHRRVASGALATVAVAVRQAAGDAMPGSIVIFDDATGRSIDLDLRGTVDEIRARYAAASAEASAPAGEPAGAGEQRGRGRPKLGVVSREVTLLPRHWEWLAAQPGGASVALRKLVEDARRTHAAADRRRDAQARAYHFMSALAGDLPGFEEAARALYANDPARLAELIAGWPDDVRDHALALARGDLPPSAEDC; translated from the coding sequence ATGACCACCACGCTTCTTCCTTCCTACACGGCCTTCGACGGCCACCGGCGTGTCGCGTCGGGCGCGCTCGCGACCGTGGCGGTCGCGGTCCGGCAGGCCGCCGGCGACGCAATGCCTGGCTCGATCGTGATTTTCGACGACGCAACCGGCCGCTCGATCGACCTCGACCTGCGCGGCACGGTGGACGAAATCCGCGCGCGTTACGCGGCGGCGTCCGCCGAAGCGTCCGCGCCAGCCGGCGAGCCGGCCGGCGCGGGCGAACAGCGCGGCCGCGGCCGGCCGAAGCTCGGCGTCGTGTCGCGCGAGGTCACGCTGCTGCCGCGTCACTGGGAATGGCTCGCCGCGCAGCCGGGCGGCGCGTCCGTCGCGCTGCGCAAGCTCGTCGAGGACGCGCGGCGCACGCATGCGGCGGCCGACCGGCGCCGTGATGCGCAGGCACGCGCGTACCACTTCATGTCGGCGCTGGCGGGCGACCTGCCCGGTTTCGAGGAGGCCGCGCGGGCGCTGTATGCGAACGATCCGGCGCGGCTGGCCGAACTGATCGCCGGATGGCCGGACGACGTGCGCGACCATGCGCTCGCGCTGGCGCGCGGCGATCTGCCGCCGTCCGCCGAAGACTGCTGA